Proteins from a genomic interval of Musa acuminata AAA Group cultivar baxijiao chromosome BXJ1-9, Cavendish_Baxijiao_AAA, whole genome shotgun sequence:
- the LOC135594109 gene encoding bZIP transcription factor 27-like: MPGRNMEEVWKDISLSTLHQDVPSTPVLAFHPATTISSFRAVMLQDFIADAFKAENRASSPSTHSPPASLSPTSDNSRQFFGYDLNASASASGSNAAQSESTKKRSPEKRPNRSVDRQSGVEQRKKRMIKNRESAARSRARKQAYRNELELEAARLLNENEMLKRESEQLRMTVAAQNPTASKPTLQRTLTAPF; this comes from the exons ATGCCGGGAAGGAACATGGAAGAGGTATGGAAAGACATCAGCCTCAGCACTCTCCACCAAGACGTGCCTTCAACTCCCGTCCTCGCCTTCCACCCCGCCACCACCATCTCCTCCTTTCGAGCCGTCATGCTGCAGGACTTCATCGCCGATGCCTTCAAAGCAGAAAATCGAGCTTCTTCTCCGAGCACCCACAGTCCTCCTGCTTCGCTCAGTCCCACCTCTGACAACTCCCGGCAGTTCTTTGGCTATGATCTCAACGCCAGTGCCAGTGCCAGTGGCAGTAACGCAGCACAGTCTGAGTCAACGAAGAAGCGGTCGCCGGAGAAGCGGCCGAACCGGAGCGTTGACAGACAAAGCGGCGTCGAGCAAAGGAAGAAGCGGATGATCAAGAATCGAGAGTCGGCGGCTCGATCTAGGGCCAGGAAACAG GCCTACAGGAACGAGCTAGAGCTAGAAGCCGCACGTCTGCTGAATGAGAACGAGATGCTGAAGCGAGAGTCCGAACAG CTGCGCATGACAGTGGCTGCTCAGAACCCCACGGCTTCCAAGCCTACGCTGCAGAGAACCTTAACAGCTCCGTTTTGA